A segment of the Manihot esculenta cultivar AM560-2 chromosome 13, M.esculenta_v8, whole genome shotgun sequence genome:
CAAGGTTATCCTATATAGGCTAAAGGCAAGATCCAAGAGGCAAAAACCATGTAACTAAAGGCACTTGCCTTCTATTATAGATGTGAAAACATTTCCagatttttaaaacttttttactCAAGATTCTGATATTTTTTCATGGCTTTGTAGCTCTGGAACCACAGAAGGGAGACAGAAGTTTGTTCCTTTTACTCGCCATAGCTCACAGACTACTCTGCAAATTTTTAGCTTGGCAGCTGCTTACAGATCAAGGTTAGTGAAGAACTCTGAACTCTCCTTAAACAACTAATTCAATCGGGAATTTTTTTGGCCCAAAAACTAATTATGATTTATGTCCTTGTTGTTTCTATTGTTTATATAGGGTGTACCCGATAAGGGAAGGAGGGAAGATCCTAGAGTTGATATACAGCAGCAAACAGTTCAAAACAAAAGGAGGTTTAACAGTAGGAACTGCTACAACCCACTATTATGCAAGTGAAGAGTTCAAGATCAGGCAAGAAAAAACCAGGTCTTTCACATGTAGCCCACCAGAAGTCATTTCTGGTAGAGACTACAAGCAATCCACTTATTGCCATCTTCTTCTTGGTCTCTTCTTCTGTGATCAAGTAGAGTTCATAACCTCCACTTTTGCTTATAGCATAGTACAAGCCTTTGCAGCATTTGAAGAGATGTGGAAAGAAATATGCAATGACATTAAAGAAGGAAGTTTAAGTACAAGAATCACTTTGCCTAAGATGAGAGAATCTGTGTTGGATATCATCTCATCATCTCCAAATCCAAGCTTAGCTTCAAGAattgaggaaagatgcatgAAGCTAGAAAATCTTGACTGGGTTGGTCTGATTCCTAAGCTGTGGCCTAATGCCAAGTATGTATACTCTATAATGACAGGATCCATGCAACCTTACATGAAAAAGCTAAGGCATTATGCTGGAGGTTTACCATTAGTGAGCGCTGATTATGGATCTACAGAGAGTTGGATTGGGGTTAATGTGGATCCATCTTTGCCTCCAGAAGATGTTACATTTGCTGTAATACCcactttttcttattttgagTTCATGCCACTTTATAGACAGAATAAAGATTTCAGTGCAGCCATTGATGACTTCGTAGAAGATAAGCCAGTTCCACTCTCTAAAGTTAAGGTTGGACAAGAGTACGAAATTATCCTCACTACTTTTACTGGTAAGTTGGatatttcttttccttttaattcAATCTTAACAGCGAACTCACCTTGATCTAACTCACTTACAATTTTTAAATAACCCTACAGTGTTTGATAAACTAACTTTATCATCTCCAATTGAGCATTTTTAGCCATACGATATGATGATAAGAGATGAGGACTTCTCCCTGGACATTTAATACTTTATAGGATGGTCCATTATCTACATATATATGGCTTGTCTCCAATCACCACTTGCCAGATTGAGCCTAAAACTAAGCAAAGCAACGATTTGACATAGACGTGGATTGTCCACAagtataaaagttaataaaaaaaatatttactttttagtGATATATGATCCCCTCTAGCTAGGAGGATACATTGGTATGCGGATAGATATCTGTAGCTGATGGTCttgtttccttttctttcttgtCCTTTCCTTTCAGGGCTTTATAGATACAGATTAGGAGATGTAGTGGAAGTGGCTGGTTTCCACAAAGGGACCCCGAAGTTGAACTTTGTATGCAGAAGAAAGCTAATATTAACAGTAAACATTGACAAGAATACTGAAAAAGACCTTCAGGTAGTGGTCGAGAGAGGGGCTCAGCTACTGATGAGCAAGGCTAGAGCAGAGCTTGTAGATTTTACTAGCCATGCTGATGTGGTGAATCAACCTGGTCACTACATAATTTACTGGGAAATCAAAGGAGAAGTAGAGGAAGGTGTTCTTAGAGAGTGTTGCAGAGAAATGGATGCTTCTTTTGTTGATCATGGTTATGTGGTTTCAAGAAAAGCACACTCAATTGGACCACTGGAGCTTTGCATTGTGGAGAGAGGAACTTTCAAGAAAATATTGGATTATTTCGTAGGGAATGGGGCTGCACTTAGCCAATTCAAGACTCCCAGGTGTACTAGCAACCAGGTTCTTCTCAGAATTCTCAACGTCTGTACCATTAAAAGGTTTCGCAGCACTGCATATGCCTGAAATGGGAAAAATAAAGtatatcttttttcttttgccagAGAAAATAGAAACTTAATCAACTTAATTTAGAATCAATACTTTatactcttacccttctagattaAGAGAAACAATTCTAATAATTCAGATATTGAGTACATATTTTATAATGTAAAAGGTTTATCATTCTAATTTTTCTTAGTCtattcaataattaattaattgcatGTAATatcatttttcataaaatttctgtatttaaaatttattaacttgtATTTGTACTatctaattttaaaagaaattcatATTCAGAATTTAAATTCAAGATGAttaaagaagaaagaaacaatGACATTCTACCAATTTTTTTTCCAGCATAATAATAGAGACAGATTTGGAGACGCTTAATGACAAAAtcaaaaaactttttttttggttgaaagaaaaaataaaaaaagttcaTATCCCTACATTTGCCGGTTAGTAAGCCATCTTTGTCAAGGAAAGGCAGGGCTAGCTGTAGTTTCCCTTGTGAAGAGGACCCAAGAGAGTTAGCTAGCGAGCCAACAATATCAGCTTTTGTTTCCCTGTTCGTGTCTTCTCAATGCCCTTTATGATGTTCTATATTTCCCTGTCGGTTGATACGGCAAATTAAAGTCCCTAAACTTTCTTCTCCTACTCTTCAATGACCTTCCATCATCAATTCaggtaaaaaagaaacaaaactaATTCATCACCTCaatttctctaatttttaatCTATGTAAATTGCATTTGACTTGAATCTAAATAGccataaaattaaaagtgcatTCGATAGTATATTAAATCCAGTTCGAAATATTAGATTAACTCAAATATTAGATCAGCTTCTAATTGAAGCCCATTGGACCTAAGAACATGCACCCATAAGTCTAAACTCCATCACAGTTTAGCATCAGCAGTGACCATCAGAAGGTCTTAATTACAAATATAAGTCATAATTTCTGGCCAAAACTGTAAGATCTGGACTTTAACTTTTGATTGAAACCAAATGATCATTCTAATTCTGGTTAAGATAAATAACGAGATAATACCAAGGAATCATCAATACTTGTTTCCATTGAgtatctatctatctatccaTGTACCTTCCAAGGCCCATTTCTTTGTCACAATTCAGACATAATAAACACAAAATTCAAGAAATATCCTAACTTAGAACAAGAAAAATTCTTAGGTATCTCCTCCCATCAACCTACTTTTGTATTCGATGGAAACAAGTTGACCTCCCTTGTATTTCCCACATGCCAACTCCTATATCTTCCCCTCAACTCCACTCTACCAAATTCCCCCCACATTCAGAGAAATACAGTAGGCCAAAAGCAACTAAAAATGGCTTCTCTTTCCTCTCAATTACCTTTGCAACCATCACAAGAAAATCCTCCCTCAAACTATTCCATATACGCATCGTTTTGCTGTAGAGATGCATCTCCTAACACCAACATGTCCATTTGGATAGAGTGTTACAGTCCTTCAATCAATGCATGGCACCGTATTACTAGGATTCCTGGACTTATTGAGAATCATGTCCTAAAGGGTTTCTCTATGGCCTCCATAGGTGACTCTATTTACATAATTGGTGGCAGGCTTTGCCATAAGCTACCTGGCCACGTCCATGATGAGCTAGACCTTGAGGTCCGATCATCAGTTCTACGGTATAACGTACGTGACAATGAGTGGCATAAATGTGCCTCGTTAAGCACACCAAGGTTTGATTTTGCTTGCACTGTAAGTGACAATAAAATCTACGTGGCCGGGGGGAAGTGCGCACTGGCATGCCCGCGTGGAATTTCTTCTGCTGAGGTGTATGATCCAGCACTTGATGAGTGGAAAGCACTTCCTAATATGAGCACTATGAGATACAAATGTGTTGGGGTGACATGGCAAGGCAAAATCCATGTGGTAGGAGGTTTTGCTGAGAGAGACAATTCCTATGCAGAAAGGCCTTGGCATATATTGGAAAGGTGTTCTGCTGAGGTGTATGATTCAGAACATGAAAAGTGGGACCTTGTGTTGGGGATGTGGCAGTTAGATGTGCCACCTAATCAAATAGTAGCTGTGAGTGGCAATTTGTTTAGCTCAGGAGATTGCTTAaatgcttggaaaggtc
Coding sequences within it:
- the LOC110629318 gene encoding F-box/kelch-repeat protein At1g16250, whose translation is MASLSSQLPLQPSQENPPSNYSIYASFCCRDASPNTNMSIWIECYSPSINAWHRITRIPGLIENHVLKGFSMASIGDSIYIIGGRLCHKLPGHVHDELDLEVRSSVLRYNVRDNEWHKCASLSTPRFDFACTVSDNKIYVAGGKCALACPRGISSAEVYDPALDEWKALPNMSTMRYKCVGVTWQGKIHVVGGFAERDNSYAERPWHILERCSAEVYDSEHEKWDLVLGMWQLDVPPNQIVAVSGNLFSSGDCLNAWKGHIEAYDGKQNMWNEVDGSHLETLSSPISTSDATEENWPPIQRLYLTMAPIGTHLYFLAGYRLPGEISRSMSVVHVFDTSANEYGWRSFEPMEEEGEKELCSHCCVVRQTL
- the LOC110629401 gene encoding indole-3-acetic acid-amido synthetase GH3.10, with amino-acid sequence MEPAAAYVDITAWFDRVSEKAGLVQTETLRRILELNWGVEYLQKWLGDINIQDIDACALESLYTSLVPLASHADLEPYIQRIADGDTTPLLTQQPITTLSLSSGTTEGRQKFVPFTRHSSQTTLQIFSLAAAYRSRVYPIREGGKILELIYSSKQFKTKGGLTVGTATTHYYASEEFKIRQEKTRSFTCSPPEVISGRDYKQSTYCHLLLGLFFCDQVEFITSTFAYSIVQAFAAFEEMWKEICNDIKEGSLSTRITLPKMRESVLDIISSSPNPSLASRIEERCMKLENLDWVGLIPKLWPNAKYVYSIMTGSMQPYMKKLRHYAGGLPLVSADYGSTESWIGVNVDPSLPPEDVTFAVIPTFSYFEFMPLYRQNKDFSAAIDDFVEDKPVPLSKVKVGQEYEIILTTFTGLYRYRLGDVVEVAGFHKGTPKLNFVCRRKLILTVNIDKNTEKDLQVVVERGAQLLMSKARAELVDFTSHADVVNQPGHYIIYWEIKGEVEEGVLRECCREMDASFVDHGYVVSRKAHSIGPLELCIVERGTFKKILDYFVGNGAALSQFKTPRCTSNQVLLRILNVCTIKRFRSTAYA